The following are from one region of the Streptomyces tuirus genome:
- a CDS encoding tyrosinase family protein — protein MAYTRKDVSTLTRTEKRRFVNAMLEVKRRGEYDEFVRTHIEYYTSDGEQGLRTAHMAPSFLPWHRQFLLDLEKALRRVDASVSVPYWDWTRDRTTTSTPWTADLLGGTGRRSDRRVMTGPFAYAEGNWKIKEGVTDEEFLTRDLGRARDPIQLPTKADLERALKDPLYDASPWDSTAGKGFRNKLEGWGSGRGSASWQNHNRVHRWVGGAMVGGASVNDPVFWLHHAFVDLVWSRWQRRHREHRYLPAKPPAPGSAQYRRVVARHEKLPPWDVTPDQLEDHGRIYRYA, from the coding sequence ATGGCGTACACGCGTAAGGACGTCAGCACCCTCACCCGCACCGAGAAGCGCCGGTTCGTGAACGCGATGCTGGAGGTGAAACGGCGCGGCGAGTACGACGAGTTCGTCCGCACCCACATCGAGTACTACACCTCCGACGGCGAGCAGGGCCTGCGCACGGCCCACATGGCGCCGTCCTTCCTGCCCTGGCACCGGCAGTTCCTGCTGGACCTGGAGAAGGCGCTGCGCCGGGTCGACGCGTCGGTGTCGGTGCCGTACTGGGACTGGACGCGCGACCGCACGACCACGTCCACGCCCTGGACCGCGGACCTCCTCGGCGGCACGGGGCGGCGTTCCGACCGCCGGGTGATGACCGGGCCGTTCGCCTACGCGGAGGGCAACTGGAAGATCAAGGAGGGCGTGACCGACGAGGAGTTCCTCACCCGGGACCTGGGCCGCGCCCGCGACCCGATCCAGCTGCCGACCAAGGCCGATCTGGAACGGGCCCTGAAGGACCCGCTCTACGACGCCTCCCCCTGGGACTCGACGGCGGGCAAGGGCTTCCGCAACAAGCTGGAGGGGTGGGGGAGCGGGCGGGGCAGCGCCTCCTGGCAGAACCACAACCGGGTGCACCGCTGGGTCGGCGGGGCCATGGTCGGCGGCGCCTCTGTCAACGACCCGGTGTTCTGGCTGCACCACGCCTTCGTCGACCTGGTGTGGTCCCGCTGGCAGAGGCGGCATCGGGAGCACCGCTATCTGCCGGCGAAGCCGCCCGCTCCGGGCAGTGCGCAGTACCGGCGGGTCGTGGCGCGGCACGAGAAGCTGCCGCCGTGGGACGTGACGCCGGATCAGCTGGAGGACCACGGACGGATCTACCGGTACGCGTGA
- a CDS encoding tyrosinase family oxidase copper chaperone, which produces MVVGVGGVPVGAAGDGVARGTRRGVLRGLMAAAAGAALVPVALAAWPEESDGKNTDVRAGDGMFEETYRGRLIRGVPIPSPEQEGGDDDWHVTVDGRPLHLMRRADGSWLSMVDHYRSYPTPLAATRAAVDELGPGQRLRDLPAHTPGHLDGGAHGVHA; this is translated from the coding sequence ATGGTCGTAGGCGTCGGTGGAGTACCGGTGGGAGCGGCGGGAGACGGGGTTGCCAGAGGCACCCGGCGGGGTGTGCTGCGCGGGCTGATGGCCGCGGCGGCCGGCGCCGCGCTCGTCCCCGTCGCCCTGGCCGCCTGGCCCGAGGAGTCCGACGGCAAGAACACGGACGTGCGGGCCGGCGACGGCATGTTCGAGGAGACCTACCGGGGTCGCCTCATCCGCGGCGTGCCGATCCCCTCCCCGGAGCAGGAGGGCGGTGACGACGACTGGCACGTCACCGTGGACGGCCGGCCGCTGCACCTGATGCGCCGCGCCGACGGCAGCTGGCTGAGCATGGTCGACCACTACCGCTCCTATCCCACCCCGCTGGCGGCGACCCGCGCCGCCGTCGACGAACTGGGCCCCGGGCAGCGCCTGCGCGACCTGCCCGCTCACACCCCGGGACACCTGGACGGGGGAGCCCATGGCGTACACGCGTAA
- a CDS encoding vitamin K epoxide reductase family protein — protein MTPVAPAGARTAGAGRAFALLLVVTGAAGLVASWIITLDRFKLLEDPDFTPGCSLNPVVSCGSVLESDQAEVFGFPNPMLGLVAYAIVICVGVSLLAGARFPRWYWLAFDAGCLFGVGFVTWLQFESLYRINALCLWCCLAWAATIPLFWYVTSFAVRQGFLPAPAAVRRFLDEFTWVPPVLHLGVVGMLVLTRWWDFWTS, from the coding sequence GTGACCCCCGTCGCGCCCGCCGGGGCGCGCACGGCGGGCGCCGGCCGGGCGTTCGCCCTGCTGCTCGTCGTCACCGGCGCGGCCGGGCTGGTGGCGTCCTGGATCATCACCCTCGACAGGTTCAAGCTGCTTGAGGACCCGGACTTCACGCCCGGCTGCAGCCTGAACCCGGTGGTGTCCTGCGGCAGCGTCCTGGAGAGCGACCAGGCCGAGGTCTTCGGGTTCCCCAACCCGATGCTGGGACTGGTCGCCTACGCCATCGTGATCTGCGTCGGCGTGAGCCTGCTGGCCGGTGCCCGCTTCCCCCGCTGGTACTGGCTGGCCTTCGACGCCGGATGCCTGTTCGGCGTCGGCTTCGTGACGTGGCTGCAGTTCGAGTCGCTGTACCGGATCAACGCGCTGTGCCTGTGGTGCTGCCTGGCGTGGGCCGCGACGATCCCCCTGTTCTGGTACGTGACGTCGTTCGCCGTGCGCCAGGGGTTCCTGCCCGCGCCCGCGGCGGTGCGCCGGTTCCTCGACGAGTTCACCTGGGTGCCGCCGGTGCTGCACCTCGGCGTCGTCGGCATGCTGGTCCTCACGCGCTGGTGGGACTTCTGGACGAGCTGA
- the chpG gene encoding chaplin ChpG — MSRIAKGLVLTSAAAAAVAGSTGIAAADSGAQAAAAHSPGVLSGNVVQVPLHIPVNVCGNTVDIIGLLNPAFGNECEND; from the coding sequence ATGTCGCGTATCGCGAAGGGCCTGGTCCTGACCTCCGCTGCCGCTGCCGCTGTCGCGGGCAGCACCGGCATCGCCGCCGCCGACAGCGGCGCGCAGGCCGCCGCCGCCCACTCCCCGGGCGTGCTGTCCGGCAACGTCGTCCAGGTTCCGCTGCACATCCCGGTCAACGTCTGTGGCAACACGGTCGACATCATCGGCCTGCTGAACCCGGCGTTCGGCAACGAGTGCGAGAACGACTGA